A genomic region of Antennarius striatus isolate MH-2024 chromosome 4, ASM4005453v1, whole genome shotgun sequence contains the following coding sequences:
- the saal1 gene encoding protein saal1, translating into MDSGAESTEEVEGERSSPPTGLQSPLMARNPSPPPDTADGEEEENLDAIGETVYSKHWLFSTLTRLIHMVSEHSELDAEGEMQLPDEDEEDLCRVWDMAMDKDVAGFLQEFKATEILLGVIAKSRCPRLTEICVGILGNIACFPETCLTLSQNEDLCAVLLLLLGDADPPTLLETSRLLLTCVCQKDVSAVWLQRIRQQPSVCSSLCFIMCSSTNTDLLEKVGELVENLFDLDEELMRSWVTAQPSEEEEKDEGEGHLNVASCLLEAAKQLRSESLKGLEIYLHALQLLTTIDEGIEVLSSPEGPSKAIWDFVCDVVCKDFCQPDDLPVVLQEQKTVLLQAFAVLHALYRCQNQWGSQSDTSLPLIGSILRVLHFHTEGKHPASSKDDRKDDQLQALAEITAEFLSDICIQISKDTVEDLVKTGYLTEKTSLIAASSLVPDYKMAFQHLQSMLSKADPQMADMVRKQFPV; encoded by the exons ATGG ACAGCGGAGCTGAAAGCACCGAGGAAGTAGAAGGAGAGAGATCCTCACCTCCTACCGGATTACAGTCCCCCCTGATGGCCCGGAACCCTTCACCACCTCCAGACACagctgatggagaggaggaggaaaatttGGATGCCATAGGAGAAACTGTTTACAGCAAGCACTGGCTTTTCAGCACACTGACCCGTCTCATTCAT ATGGTCTCAGAACATTCAGAGTTGGATGCTGAAGGTGAAATGCAGCTGcctgatgaggatgaggaagatctGTGTAGAGTCTGGGATATGGCAATGGACAAG GATGTGGCTGGTTTCCTGCAGGAATTCAAAGCTACAGAGATCCTACTAGGGGTGATAGCCAAATCTCGTTGTCCACGTCTCACT GAAATCTGTGTGGGAATCCTCGGGAATATTGCTTGCTTTCCTGAAACTTGTCTGACTCTCAGCCAAAATGAAGACCTATG TGCTGTGCTGTTGCTACTTCTTGGGGATGCAGATCCTCCCACTCTGCTGGAAACGAGCAG GTTGCTGCTGACATGTGTCTGTCAGAAAGACGTCTCTGCCGTGTGGCTGCAGCGAATACGACAGCAACCATCTGTGTGCTCCAGCCTCTGTTTCATCATGTGCAGTTCTACCAATA CTGACCTGCTTGAGAAGGTTGGAGAACTGGTGGAAAATCTATTTGATCTCGATGAAGAGCTGATGAGAAGTTGGGTCACAGCTCAGccaagtgaggaggaggagaaggatgaaGGTGAAGGCCATTTGAATGTAGCCTCGTGTCTCCTTGAGGCAGCCAAGCAGCTCAG ATCTGAGAGCCTGAAGGGGTTAGAGATTTACCTTCATGCCCTCCAGCTTCTCACCACCATAGATGAGGGTATTGAGGTGTTAT CTTCACCTGAAGGACCCAGTAAGGCAATCTGGGATTTTGTCTGTGATGTTGTCTGCAAAGACTTCTGCCAGCCAGATGATCTACCAGTTGTTCTGCAAGAACAGAAGACTGTTTTGCTTCAGGCATTTGCTGTGTTACACGCTCTGTACAGATGTCAGAACCAGTGGGGCAGCCAAAGTGACACAA GTCTTCCTCTCATTGGATCCATTTTGCGAGTGCTTCACTTCCACACTGAGGGAAAACATCCCGCTTCCAGCAAAGACGACAGAAAAGATGACCAGCTTCAGGCTCTAGCAGAGATCACAGCTGAGTTCCTATCTGACATCTGCATCCAGATTAGCAAG GACACTGTGGAAGATTTGGTGAAGACAGGCTACCTCACAGAGAAGACATCTCTGATAGCTGCTTCCAGTTTAGTTCCCGACTATAAGATGGCA TTCCAGCACCTGCAGTCGATGCTATCAAAGGCTGATCCCCAGATGGCAGACATGGTCAGGAAACAGTTTCCTGTTTGA